A region from the Spirochaeta thermophila DSM 6192 genome encodes:
- the flgN gene encoding flagellar export chaperone FlgN, whose translation MADMLTMEELDARVALLRRLRDYLVKQRERLVDYLELLDREEEAITSEDVERLHIHVEMEHRILKDLFSLQRVIVPLKEMYRAMYPTGHREIEHLERSVGELTRKAFAHNEENRKLLQLQMASLKERIEALRIPQFRKNLFASSHTSHSVDILT comes from the coding sequence ATGGCGGATATGCTCACCATGGAGGAGCTTGACGCCCGTGTGGCGCTCCTCAGGAGATTGAGGGACTACCTCGTAAAACAGCGGGAACGGCTGGTGGACTACCTCGAGCTCCTTGATCGCGAGGAGGAGGCCATCACCTCTGAGGACGTGGAGCGGCTCCACATCCACGTGGAGATGGAGCACCGCATCCTCAAGGATCTCTTCTCGCTCCAGAGGGTGATCGTCCCTCTCAAGGAGATGTACCGGGCCATGTATCCCACGGGACACAGAGAGATCGAGCACCTGGAACGATCGGTGGGAGAGCTCACCCGCAAGGCCTTCGCGCACAACGAGGAGAACCGGAAGCTCCTCCAGCTCCAGATGGCTTCGCTCAAAGAGCGGATAGAGGCCCTGCGTATCCCTCAGTTCAGGAAGAATCTCTTCGCCTCTTCCCATACCTCCCATTCGGTTGATATCCTCACCTAA
- the coaE gene encoding dephospho-CoA kinase (Dephospho-CoA kinase (CoaE) performs the final step in coenzyme A biosynthesis.): protein MGEGVRPPVIGVTGPAGAGKSLVARMVAELLGGEVVDVDEVGHKALDVCRGEVVRIFGEGVVREGRVDRWALGRLVFGDGRARERLERVVHPWMREEVIRRVGGRRGPVVVDAALLGRMGLEAVCDRVLVVRAPWWVRVWRLVRRDGRSVCEAVRILRAQRGLFSQPFSCGVDTEYVINVGSKRHLRQKIATLLVRWGYLREGVS from the coding sequence GTGGGAGAGGGTGTACGGCCGCCGGTGATAGGGGTGACGGGGCCTGCAGGGGCGGGGAAGAGCCTGGTGGCGCGGATGGTGGCGGAGCTGCTCGGCGGAGAGGTGGTGGATGTGGACGAGGTGGGCCACAAGGCGTTGGATGTGTGTCGGGGGGAGGTGGTGCGGATCTTCGGGGAGGGGGTGGTGAGGGAGGGGCGGGTGGACAGGTGGGCGCTCGGCAGGCTGGTCTTCGGCGACGGGAGGGCGCGGGAACGGCTGGAACGGGTGGTGCACCCGTGGATGCGGGAGGAGGTGATACGGCGGGTGGGGGGGAGGAGGGGGCCGGTGGTGGTGGATGCGGCGCTGCTGGGGAGGATGGGGCTGGAGGCGGTGTGTGATCGGGTGCTGGTGGTGCGGGCGCCGTGGTGGGTGCGGGTGTGGCGGCTTGTGCGGAGGGATGGGAGGTCGGTGTGCGAGGCGGTGAGGATCCTCCGGGCGCAACGTGGTCTCTTCTCTCAACCTTTTTCCTGCGGTGTCGATACTGAATATGTGATCAACGTGGGATCGAAACGGCATCTCAGACAGAAGATCGCCACCCTCCTCGTACGGTGGGGGTATCTCAGAGAGGGGGTTTCATAG
- a CDS encoding patatin-like phospholipase family protein, whose protein sequence is MAKRWALVLSGGGAKGLAHVGVLEALEELGYRPSLVVGTSMGAIVGGLYATGIGPARMRDFLEDFDIRDYLTGFSFQLPENLPFIRILQAGEALGNLLKDTGMEPGTKIYELIRDLTQDLSFEELALPFRCNAVDLISGIQQVFSEGRLADAIRASMSFPGVFKPWKIGEGLYVDGGIVDNMPVWIARMMGYSPVIAVNVAPKTPVKEVHIQNGIDVIMRSFSLVASRIPRHYQNVPDLEIVASDGTSPFDFSRKDVLIRLGKDLTLAHRDRIKALVRPGLSRLIHLPDRLISYIRRKRWVPDWRR, encoded by the coding sequence ATGGCGAAACGATGGGCACTGGTACTCTCAGGCGGTGGAGCCAAGGGCCTCGCTCACGTGGGCGTCCTCGAGGCCCTCGAGGAGCTGGGGTACAGACCCTCGCTCGTGGTGGGCACCTCCATGGGCGCCATCGTGGGCGGTCTCTACGCCACGGGCATAGGTCCTGCCCGCATGAGGGACTTCCTCGAGGACTTCGACATCAGGGACTACCTCACAGGCTTCTCATTCCAGCTCCCCGAGAATCTCCCCTTCATCCGCATCCTCCAGGCAGGCGAGGCACTCGGCAATCTCCTCAAGGACACCGGGATGGAACCCGGCACCAAGATCTACGAACTGATCAGGGACCTCACCCAGGATCTCTCGTTCGAGGAGCTCGCCCTTCCCTTCAGGTGCAATGCCGTGGACCTCATCTCCGGCATCCAGCAGGTCTTCTCCGAGGGAAGGCTTGCCGATGCGATCAGGGCCTCCATGTCCTTCCCCGGTGTCTTCAAGCCCTGGAAGATAGGCGAGGGCCTCTACGTGGACGGCGGGATCGTGGACAACATGCCCGTGTGGATCGCGAGGATGATGGGTTACTCTCCGGTCATCGCCGTGAACGTGGCGCCGAAGACCCCGGTGAAGGAGGTGCACATCCAGAACGGGATCGACGTGATCATGCGCTCCTTCTCCCTCGTCGCGTCCCGGATACCGCGCCACTACCAGAACGTACCCGACCTTGAGATCGTGGCGAGCGATGGGACTTCCCCCTTCGACTTCTCACGGAAGGACGTCCTCATCCGCCTGGGAAAGGACCTCACCCTCGCCCACAGGGACAGGATAAAGGCCCTCGTGAGACCGGGGCTCTCCCGTCTCATACACCTCCCCGACAGGCTCATCTCATACATAAGGAGGAAACGATGGGTGCCAGACTGGAGAAGATAA
- the polA gene encoding DNA polymerase I gives MKPLFLIDAYGLIYRAYFALIRAPMRTKDGRNTSAIYGFFRMLFRFVKEYDPVYCGVVLDSLTPTFREKTFEAYKATRQKTPEDLHPQIPVIEEILEALGFATVRMNGFEADDVMGTLAAMAQAEGRPCFVVSGDKDLAQLVTKGVKIVRMDKDDFVVLDEEGVKEKWGVRADQIVDFLALVGDASDNIPGVEGIGEKTAQRLLAEYGSLEGVYAHLDELSPSLRRKLEEGRERAFLSRDLATIRTDLDLSLTIGDLRRREPEVQRARELFLAYDIRSLAQEVGGSPSVGEKPTLEVEGPSRAGVSYEVVTDRASLSRWVEEALERGAVAVDTETDGLDPLTCRLVGVSFAVDEGRACYVPLAAPDVRPLPADVVREVLSPLLVSTEVVKVGQNLKFDYHVLRRWGVRPEGPFFDTMVAAWLLESDAGRYNLDRLAEKYLGWRTIHYKDVVEKGASFETVPVAEAGVYAAEDADIALRLSRVLKERLEAEGLGRVFYEMEMPLLSILARMEEWGIGLDGEALSAFGRELEERISTIEKEIFELVGHEFNVGSTKQLQEVLFVERGLPPVKKTKTGFSTDTSVLEELAARDPVAAKVLEYRSLTKLKNTYVDVLPGLVNPGTGRLHTWFSQVGTATGRLSSKDPNLQNIPIKTEEGRRIREAFVPQRGWWFLSADYSQIELVILAHLSEDPALCRAFREGEDVHRATGSLLFGVPPEAVTPEQRRIAKTINFGVIYGMSAFRLSRELGIPRKEAERFIDAYFTTYAGVRAFIERTIAEAEEKGYVTTLFGRKRPLPYITSRNKTQKTGAERIAVNTPIQGSGADIIKLAMIDLDAQMRRMGLASRMILQVHDELIFEVPPEELEVMKRLVRERMEGVVRLSVPLRVEMGVGRNWGEAH, from the coding sequence ATGAAACCGCTCTTCCTCATAGATGCCTACGGCCTCATCTATCGCGCCTACTTCGCCCTCATCCGGGCCCCCATGCGGACCAAGGACGGGCGCAACACGTCCGCGATCTACGGTTTCTTCCGTATGCTTTTCAGGTTCGTGAAGGAGTACGATCCGGTCTACTGCGGAGTGGTGCTCGATTCCCTCACGCCCACCTTCAGGGAGAAGACCTTCGAGGCCTACAAGGCCACCAGGCAGAAGACGCCGGAGGATCTCCACCCGCAGATCCCGGTGATCGAGGAGATCCTCGAGGCCTTGGGGTTCGCCACCGTCCGGATGAACGGGTTCGAGGCGGACGACGTGATGGGTACGCTCGCCGCCATGGCCCAGGCGGAGGGGCGTCCGTGTTTCGTGGTATCGGGCGACAAGGACCTCGCCCAGCTGGTCACGAAGGGCGTAAAAATCGTCCGGATGGACAAGGACGATTTCGTGGTGCTCGACGAGGAGGGGGTGAAGGAGAAGTGGGGGGTGCGGGCCGATCAGATCGTGGACTTCCTGGCCCTGGTGGGGGATGCATCCGACAACATCCCGGGTGTGGAGGGGATCGGTGAGAAGACGGCCCAGCGACTCCTCGCCGAGTATGGGTCGCTCGAGGGAGTCTATGCCCACCTCGACGAGCTCTCCCCTTCGCTGAGGAGAAAGCTCGAGGAGGGAAGGGAGCGGGCCTTCCTGAGCAGGGATCTCGCCACGATACGGACGGATCTCGATCTCTCCCTCACGATAGGGGATCTCAGGCGCAGGGAACCCGAGGTACAGCGGGCGAGGGAGCTCTTCCTGGCCTACGACATACGGAGCCTGGCTCAGGAGGTGGGGGGGAGTCCTTCCGTGGGGGAGAAGCCGACCCTCGAGGTGGAGGGTCCCTCCAGGGCGGGTGTCTCCTACGAGGTGGTCACCGACCGGGCCTCCCTCTCCCGATGGGTGGAGGAGGCCCTGGAGAGGGGGGCGGTGGCCGTGGACACCGAGACCGATGGGCTCGACCCCCTCACGTGCCGTCTCGTGGGTGTCTCGTTCGCGGTGGACGAGGGGCGGGCGTGCTACGTGCCGCTCGCGGCCCCGGATGTGCGGCCGCTTCCCGCCGACGTGGTACGCGAGGTCCTCTCACCGCTCCTCGTGTCCACCGAGGTGGTGAAGGTCGGGCAGAATCTGAAGTTCGATTACCACGTGCTCAGGCGGTGGGGCGTCCGTCCGGAGGGGCCGTTCTTCGACACCATGGTGGCGGCATGGCTGTTGGAGTCGGATGCCGGGCGCTACAACCTCGACAGGCTCGCGGAGAAGTATCTGGGGTGGCGCACCATCCATTACAAGGACGTGGTGGAGAAGGGGGCCTCGTTCGAGACGGTGCCGGTGGCGGAGGCAGGGGTGTACGCGGCCGAGGATGCGGACATCGCCTTGCGGCTCTCCCGGGTCTTGAAGGAGCGTCTCGAGGCCGAGGGGCTCGGGCGGGTCTTCTACGAGATGGAGATGCCGCTCCTCTCCATCCTCGCTCGGATGGAGGAGTGGGGGATCGGGCTCGACGGGGAGGCCCTGTCGGCCTTCGGCAGGGAGCTCGAGGAACGCATCTCTACCATAGAGAAGGAGATATTCGAGCTCGTCGGGCACGAGTTCAACGTGGGTTCCACCAAGCAGCTCCAGGAGGTGTTGTTCGTGGAGCGGGGGCTGCCGCCGGTGAAGAAGACCAAGACCGGTTTTTCCACGGACACGAGCGTGTTGGAGGAGCTGGCCGCTCGGGATCCGGTGGCGGCGAAGGTGCTGGAGTACCGAAGTCTCACCAAGTTGAAGAACACCTATGTGGACGTGCTTCCCGGGCTCGTGAACCCGGGGACGGGTCGGCTTCACACGTGGTTCAGCCAGGTGGGGACGGCCACGGGTCGGCTCTCGAGCAAGGATCCCAACCTCCAGAACATCCCGATCAAGACCGAGGAGGGCCGCCGGATCAGGGAGGCGTTCGTGCCGCAGCGGGGCTGGTGGTTCCTGAGCGCGGACTACTCCCAGATCGAGCTGGTGATCCTGGCCCATCTTTCGGAGGATCCGGCTCTCTGCAGGGCCTTCAGGGAGGGCGAGGACGTACACCGGGCTACGGGGAGTCTCCTCTTCGGGGTACCGCCCGAGGCGGTGACGCCCGAGCAGCGGAGGATCGCCAAGACGATCAACTTTGGCGTGATCTACGGGATGTCGGCCTTCCGGCTCTCGAGGGAGCTCGGTATCCCGCGTAAGGAGGCCGAACGGTTCATCGATGCGTACTTCACCACGTATGCGGGGGTGAGGGCGTTCATCGAACGGACGATCGCCGAGGCGGAGGAGAAGGGGTACGTGACCACCCTCTTCGGGAGGAAGCGGCCGCTTCCCTACATCACGAGCCGGAACAAGACGCAGAAGACAGGAGCGGAGCGGATCGCGGTGAACACGCCGATCCAGGGGTCGGGAGCGGATATCATCAAGCTGGCGATGATCGATCTGGACGCCCAGATGCGCAGGATGGGGCTCGCCTCCCGGATGATCCTCCAGGTGCACGACGAGCTCATCTTCGAGGTGCCTCCCGAGGAGCTTGAGGTGATGAAGCGGCTGGTGAGGGAGCGGATGGAGGGGGTGGTGCGGCTCTCGGTGCCGCTCCGGGTGGAGATGGGTGTGGGGAGGAACTGGGGAGAGGCCCACTAG
- the epsC gene encoding serine O-acetyltransferase EpsC, with the protein MGARLEKITGMLISSYEREGGINYTDECNLPSKMGVIRILSDIEALLFPGFRENDGIRRDTVRLFTQEILTRLFRDLSEEVEKSIHFSERRTRGGLSREHRIKVREEAEEITYRFLERLPEVRRLLMYDVKATLEGDPAAKSEEEVILSYPGIEAILVYRVAHILWTEGVPLIPRMMTEYVHGKTGIDIHPGATIGEGLCIDHGTGVVIGETTVIGNNVKIYQGVTLGALSVKKSEANVKRHPTIEDNVTIYAGATILGGSTVIGHHSIIGGNVWLTSSVPPYSKIYNQPSRYVIKPGKEEPHDFQI; encoded by the coding sequence ATGGGTGCCAGACTGGAGAAGATAACCGGTATGCTCATATCCTCCTACGAGAGAGAGGGGGGCATCAACTACACGGATGAGTGCAACCTCCCTTCGAAGATGGGGGTGATCCGCATCCTCTCCGATATAGAGGCTCTCCTCTTCCCGGGTTTCAGGGAGAACGACGGGATACGCCGGGACACCGTCCGCCTCTTCACGCAGGAGATCCTCACACGCCTCTTCCGCGACCTCTCCGAGGAGGTGGAGAAGAGCATCCACTTCAGCGAACGGCGCACGCGGGGCGGGCTCTCCCGGGAACACAGGATCAAGGTGAGGGAGGAGGCCGAGGAGATCACCTATCGCTTCCTGGAGCGCCTCCCCGAGGTGCGACGGCTTCTCATGTACGACGTGAAGGCCACCCTCGAGGGCGACCCGGCCGCGAAATCGGAGGAAGAGGTGATCCTCTCCTACCCGGGGATCGAGGCCATCCTGGTGTATCGTGTGGCCCACATTCTCTGGACCGAAGGCGTCCCCCTCATCCCCCGGATGATGACGGAGTACGTCCACGGAAAGACGGGGATCGACATCCATCCCGGCGCCACCATAGGGGAAGGACTCTGCATCGACCACGGTACCGGTGTGGTGATAGGCGAGACCACGGTCATAGGCAACAACGTGAAGATCTATCAGGGGGTCACCCTGGGCGCCTTGAGTGTGAAGAAATCGGAAGCGAATGTGAAGCGTCATCCCACCATCGAGGACAACGTCACCATCTACGCTGGCGCCACCATCCTCGGGGGGAGCACCGTGATAGGACACCACTCCATCATCGGGGGCAACGTGTGGCTCACGAGCTCGGTGCCTCCCTACAGCAAGATCTACAACCAGCCTTCCCGTTACGTGATAAAACCCGGGAAAGAGGAGCCACACGACTTCCAGATATAG
- a CDS encoding SPOR domain-containing protein — translation MDRERILVVLVGVSVFLLVVVLVGMWWLSPREEKPVQVVTAGEQPQQSGFDAVEWVREGEGFPGLLEGEEPLEDEFIVTETLFGSESATPSPAPVAVQAAPSPTPVRPVSRGDRAPVPAPTRTPAPRVETRAVEHTPTPVVREEFWIQIASFTSQARAAHVVEDLREKGITARIVTKTMDGVTYYRVRLGPYEKKAEAEKFLASIRNLEGYEKSYISLVYRRDP, via the coding sequence ATGGACAGAGAACGCATCCTTGTCGTGCTCGTGGGTGTGAGTGTATTTCTCCTCGTGGTGGTTCTCGTGGGGATGTGGTGGCTTTCCCCTCGGGAGGAGAAGCCTGTGCAGGTGGTGACCGCCGGGGAGCAGCCCCAGCAGAGCGGCTTCGATGCAGTGGAGTGGGTGAGGGAGGGGGAGGGGTTCCCCGGCCTCCTCGAAGGGGAGGAGCCCCTGGAAGACGAGTTCATCGTGACCGAGACCCTCTTCGGGAGCGAGTCCGCCACGCCCTCTCCTGCCCCCGTGGCGGTACAGGCCGCCCCCTCACCGACCCCGGTGCGCCCGGTCTCCCGGGGTGACCGGGCTCCCGTCCCCGCTCCCACCCGAACCCCGGCTCCCCGGGTGGAGACGAGGGCGGTGGAGCATACTCCCACTCCCGTGGTGCGGGAGGAGTTCTGGATCCAGATTGCCTCGTTCACGTCCCAGGCGAGGGCCGCCCACGTGGTCGAGGATCTCAGGGAGAAGGGGATCACGGCCAGGATCGTCACCAAGACCATGGATGGGGTCACCTACTACAGGGTACGCCTCGGTCCCTACGAGAAAAAGGCCGAAGCCGAGAAGTTCCTCGCTTCCATACGGAATCTCGAGGGGTACGAGAAGAGCTACATCTCCCTGGTGTACCGAAGGGATCCCTAG